Below is a genomic region from Catenuloplanes atrovinosus.
GCGGGCGGTCCCGAGCGCTCCGGCGGTCACGCCCGTCCGGGTGTACCCGGGCGTACGGTCGCCGAGCCGGCCCGCGGTGGTGCTTCGACGCCGCCGCCGGCCGCGCCGCCGCGTCCGGGACGGCCGTCGTCCGGCGAACCGTGGGGCCCGCAGGACCGGCCGATCAGCCCGGCCGCCGCGTACCGTGGTGGCCCGGCCGACCCGGCGTGGCAGGACGCCTCGGAGCAGACGCGCCGCCTCGGCGCAGACCCGTCCGACGCGACGCGGCCGGTCAGCGGCGCGCCGTCCGACCAGACGCAGCCGCTCGGCGCCGCCTTCGAGACGACCCAGCCGATCTCCCGGCCGACCGGCGCACCGGTCAGCGGCATCCCCGCGGACCGCACACCGCCCATCGGCCGCGACATCGACCCGGCCCGGCCGGTCAGCGCCACGCCCTACGACCGCCCTCGGCCGACCGGCGCACCGGTCAGCGGCATCCCCGCGGACCGCACACCGCCCATCGGCCGCGACATCGACCCGGCCCGGCCGGTCAGCGCGACACCCTACGACCGCCCCCAGCCGGGCGGTGGGCCGGTCCGGCCGGTCGGCGAGGTGCCGTCGGAGCAGACGCAGCCGCTCAACCGCGGTCCCGAGGCGGCGCGGCCGGTCAGCGGCTCTCCCTACGCCGGTGGGCAGCAGGGCGGGCCGGTGCGGCCGGTCAGCGGCTCTCCCTACGCCGGTGGGCAGCAGGGCGGACCGGTGCGGCCGGTCAGCGGCGTGCCGTCCGACCGGGCGCGGCCCGCCTCCGGCGACGCCGACGCGACGCGGCCGGCCGGCGGGGCGCCGGGGCGGCCGGTCAGTGGCGTGCCCTATGGGCACGAGTGGGCGCCGGGCGCGTCCGCGCCAACGAGTGGTGCTCCCTACGGTCCGGCGCGACCGGGTCCGGCGCCGGAGCCGCAGCGGCCGGCCGCCGGGCCGCCGCGCGGGCAGGAGTGGGCTCCGGGAGCGGCTCAGCCCGTCCCCCGGGCGCCGCAGGAGCCGCAGCGTCCGGAGGCTGGCCGGGAGGCGCAGCACCCGGTCAGCGGCGCGCCCTACGGGCAGGAGTGGGCGCCCGGGGCGACCCGGCCGGTCAGCGGCACCCCCTACGGCCAGGGACGGCCGGAGACGGGCCAGGAGCCGGTCCGGCCGATCAGCGGCGCGCCCGCCGATCCGCGCGGCCAGGCCACAACCGACCCACGCGGCCAAGCCGCGGCCGACCCACGCGGCCAAGCCGCCACAGCCGAACCCCGCGGCCAAACCGCGGCCGATCCACGCGGCCAGGCCACAACCGACCCACGCGGCCAAGCCGCCACAGCCGAACCCCGCGGCCAAGCCACAACCGACCCGCGCGGCCAAGCCGCAGCGGACCCGCGCGGCCAAGCCGCGGCCGACCCACGCGGCGAGGCCGTGGCGGACCTGCCGGAGGCGCAGGCCGGTGTCAGCGCGACCCTCCCGCAGGCCCGGCCGGACGTTCCGGTCCGGCCGGGTCAGCGGCCGGACGAGCGCGACCAGCAGCCGGAGCAGCCTCCCGCGCCCGAGCGCGGACAGCAGGGCGGGGCCGACCGGGATCGCCCGGTCAGCGCCGCGCCCTACCAGGAGGCGCCGGAGCGGGACGAGGCCGGATATCGGCCGCCGGGCGGGTCGGTGCAGCCGCCGCCGCTGGAGCCGTCGCCGTACGACCACTACCCGCAGCAGCCCACCCAGCGTGAGCGGGCGCCGGAGGAGGCGCCGGCCGCGGCGCCCGCCGTACCCGATCATGATCGGCCTTCGCTCGGTGAGCTGCTGACGGCGAGCGGCGCCGGGACTCGCTCGGTGCCGGCACCCACGGACGACCTCGCGGAGAAGCAGGGCGCGCCGCCCCGCGCCGACTCCGGCTGGTTCGGGTCGTCCACCAAGCCCACCGAGACCGACGAGCCGCAGGAGCGGCCGCCGGCACCCGAGACGGCAGAGACGACGCCGGCCGAGCCGGAGACCGCCGGCACGCCGGAGGAGGGCGCCGAGGAGCCCGGCGAGGAAGCCGCCGTCACCGCCAGCCCGGACACGGTCCTGCCCGGCCCGGCCGGCCCGGCCGCCGGTGCGGCCACCGCGCTGCGCGCCCCCACGATGATCACCCCGATCGTCACCCCGGACGCGCCGGAGGACGCGGCCGCCGGCGACGCCGAGGACACTCCCGGGGCCGAGGAGCGGGCGGCGGACGAGGCTCCGGTCGAGGAGGAGCCGCAGCGGCCGGCCGATCCGGAGCAGGTACTGGCCACGTACGCCTGGCGGTTCCATCACGAGACGCTGCGCGAACTGGTCGACGACCCGGACGAACTGCGGCAGGTACGCGAGCGCCTCACCGAGAAGCTGGCCGGCGCCACCGACAACGCCACCCGGGCGCGGCTGCTGAGCCTCCGCGCGGTGGTCAGCAGGATTCTCGGCGATCTCGGCCCGGCGCTGCACGACGGCCGGATGGGGTTGGAGCACGCGGAGCTGACCGGGCACTTCCGCCGGATCGCGATCGCGCAGGCGCGGCTGGCGCACGTGCTCCAATGGCGCGGCGACTTCATCGAGGCGGACCGGCTGTTCGCGGAGGCGAACTCGTCGGAGCTGCCGGATCGGCTGCGCGCCACCATGCACGAGCACGCCGGGCGGTCCGCGTACGACCAGGGCCGGTTCATGGAGGCGCTGCACCACTTCGAGCGCGCGCTGGAGCTGCGCAAGGTCGAGGACCCGGACCTGATCTCGCGCACCGAGCTGGCGCTGGACGCCGTGTTCGCGAAGGTGGCGGCGAACGGCTGGGGCCCGTACCCGCGCACCGAGGACGAGATCCTCCAGGTGCACCGGCCGCCGCAGCCGATGTTCTCCGAGCGCGTGCAGCGCTGGGGTTACTCCGATGAGGACGGTGAGCCGGCGATCGCGCCGAGCTACGCGGACGTGCAGCCGTTCCGGGACGGTGTGGCGTGGGTGCGCCGGCCGGAGGCCCAGCACTGGGAGCTGATCGACGAGTCCGGCGAGCTGCTGATCCCGGCGGACGCGGGCTACTACGGCGTGGGTTCGTTCTCGGACGGCCTGGCCTGGGTCTCCCGGGACGGCAACGGCGGCTGGGTGGCGATCGACAAGTCGAACGCGGTGGTGATCGGCCAGCCGTACGAGGACGTGCGCCCGTTCCGGCGGGGGATCGCGGCGGTGCGGCGGAAGAGCGGCTGGGGCGCGGTGGACACGTCCGGGCGCGTGGTGGTGCCGACGCAGTACAGCGGGTTCGCGACCGCGCTGACCGACGGGCGGTACGTGGACGGCTTCACCGACGAGGGCCTGGCGATCGTTGACCTGAACGGGCGCAAGGGCGTGGTGGACCGGTCCGGCACCGTGGTGGTGCCGCCGACGTACCCGGCGATGGTGATCCATCCGGTGGCGTTCCTGATCGGCGCCGGCGCGGGCACCGGGCGGTGGGGCGCGGTCGACCGCCGCGGCGAGCCGTTGATCGACCCGGTGCACGCGTCCCGGGCGGACGTGATGGACGAGATCGACCGGCTGCTCGCGGACACGAAGCCGGTCCTCTAGACGTGGAGGACCGGCCCGGAAAAGCGGACGGCGAACCGGGCCGGCCTCCTCACCATAGGTGCCGAACCCCAAGGGCGGCTGAGAAAACTGGGTAGTGTCGGCGCATGGAATTTCGTCACCTCGGCCGTTCCGGCCTGCTGGTCAGTGAGATCTCGTACGGCAACTGGATCACCCACGGCTCCCAGGTGGAGGAGGAGGCGGCGGTCGCCTGCGTGCGTGCCGCGCTGGACGTGGGCATCAGCACGTTCGACACCGCGGACGTCTACGCGGGCGGGCGCGCGGAGGAGGTGCTCGGCCGCGCGCTGAAGGGCGTACGCCGGGAGAGCGTGGAGATCCTGACGAAGGTCTACTGGCGCACCGGACCGGGCCGGAACGAGAGCGGCCTGTCCCGCAAGCACATCCGCGAGTCGATCGAGGCCTCGCTGCGCCGGCTGCAGACCGACCACGTCGACGTCTACCAGGCGCACCGGTACGACCACCACACGCCGCTGGAGGAGACGATGTCCGCGTTCGCGGACGTGGTCCACTCCGGCAAGGCGCACTACATCGGCGTCTCCGAGTGGACCGCGGACCAGCTGCGCGCCGGTCACGCGCTGGCCAAGGAGCTGAAGATCGCCCTGGTGTCGAACCAGCCGCAGTACTCCGCGCTGCACCGGATCATCGAGGGCCAGGTGGTGCCGGCGTCGCAGGAGCTGGGCATCAGCCAGATCGTGTTCTCGCCGATCGCGCAGGGCGTGCTGACCGGCAAGTATCTGCCGGGCGAGCAGCCGCCGGCCGGCTCCCGGGCCACGGACGAGTCCGGATCGAAGACGATCGCGCGATTCATGCGCGACGACGTGCTCTCCGCCGTGCAGCGTCTCAAGCCGCTGGCCGAGTCGGCCGGGCTGAGCATGGCGCAGCTCGCGCTCGCCTGGGTGCTGCAGAACCGGAACGTGGCGAGCGCGATCGTCGGCGCGTCCCGCCCCGAGCAGGTGCACGACAACGCCAAGGCCGCCGGCGTACGGCTGGAGGACGACCTGCTCAAGCAGATCGACGAGGTGCTCGGCGAGCTGCCCGAGCGCGACCCGGCCAAGACCCAGTCCCCGGCCGAGCGGCCGTAGGACCTCCACCGAGAAGCCGCGCGGGTACGTCGTACCCGCGCGGCTTCTTCGAGGTTTTGATCAGTCGGCCGAGTAGCTCCAGAAGCGCAGCAGCGCGAAGCCGTCGCCGTAGAGGTACGACGGCATGCCGATCAGGTCGCCCAGCGTGAAGACGACGGAGAAGAACGCGCCGCCGATCGTCGGGTTCCACAGGAGCGCGAACAGCATGATGAACCCGAACGGGGCGATCACGTCCCAGGTCCGCTTCCAGGAGAACGGCAGCCACGGCCGCAGGATGTTGCCGCCGTCCAGGCCCGGCACCGGGATCAGGTTCAGCACGGACGCGGTGAGCTGCAGGAACCCGAGCAGTGCGATGCCCGCCCAGAACTCGGTGTGCGTCTCGCCGGTCACGCCGAACACGAACGGCAGCGCCAGCAGCACCGCGAACACCAGGTTCGTCGCCGGGCCGGCCAGGCTGACCAGCGACGACCGCAGCCGGCTGCGCAGCGCGCCGTGGTTGACCCACACCGCGCCGCCGGGCAGGCCGATGCCGCCGAGCACCACCACGATCACCGGCAGCACGATGGACAGCAGCGGGTGGCTGTACTTCAGCGGGTTCAGCGTCAGGTAGCCGCGGTGCGCCGCGTCGATGTCACCGGACCGGAACGCGACCAGCGCGTGCGCGTACTCATGAACACACAGCGAGATCAGCCAGCCGGTCACCACCAGCAGGAACACGTCGAACGCGACGTTGCCGAAGCCGCTCCACGCCATCACGCCGGCGGTCACGAACAGCGCCACCAGGCCGAGGAAGATCGGGCTGGGGCGGAACGCCTCCCGCGGCACCCCCATGACGAGGTTGCCCATCCGGTCGCTCACTCGCGCACCGGCTGCAGACTCATCGAGTACTCCACCCGGTCGTCCTCCACCAGAACCACCGTGCTGACGCCGCTCCCCTGCAGCTCACGCCAGGTCTGCCCGATCCAGGACTCCGCGTCGGCCTGGCTGGAGAACGCCTCCGACGGGCCCTCCACCGGCTTGCCGTCCGAGTCCTCGTAACGCCAGTTCCACGGCATAAGCGCGTCTCCCCTCATCGCCGGACACCCGTCCCTGGCGGGATCGAAGGCCACGTGCACAAGCGTAGTCGGCTGGCCCGGCTGACCGCGCACAGCGGATCGCTCTAAGGTACGGGTCATGTCCGTTGACGGGTGGAACACCCTTCTCGTGCTCGGCGGCATCCGATCCGGCAAGTCGGAGTTCGCCGAGTCGCTCGTGTCCGGCGCGACCAACGTCCGCTACCTCGCCACGTCCGCCCCCGTCTCGCTGTCGGACTCCCCCGACGACCCGGAGTGGGCGGCCCGCATCACCGCGCACCGCGAGCGCCGCCCGGAGACCTGGGAGACGGACGAGGTCGGCACGGACCCGGGCCGGCTGATCACCGCGCTCACCGAGGCGAAGCCGGACGAGACGCTGCTCGTCGACGACCTGGGCGGCTGGGCCGGCGTGCTGCTCGACCCGGCACACCAGCCCGCCGACGACGTGAAGACCGTTCAAGAACTCGCCGCGGCGGTACGGGGATGCGCCGCGCGGCTGATCCTGGTCAGCCCGGAGGTCGGGCTGTCGCTGGTGCCGACGACCACGCTCGGCCGCGCGTTCGCGGACGCGGTCGGCACCATCAACCAGGCGATGGCCGCCGCGGTGGACGCGGTGGTGCTGGTGGTGGCCGGGCAGCCGACGTGGCTGAAGGGCTCCGCCGACGCCTCCGCCACCGAGCCCGCGACCGCGCCCGCCGCCGCCTCTCCCGCGGCGCTGCCGGACGTGCCCGCGCCGATCGTGCTGCCCGAGGTGATCACGCCGGTCGCCGCGCCGCCCGCGCCCGCCGCCGCCTCCTCGCCCGAGGACGTGCTGCGCGGGCCGACGCAGGCGCTGCCGATGGTGCGTACCGGCCTGGTCATCCAGCCCAACATGGAGCTGCCGCTGCCGGACGACGAGGCCGGACCGGCCGCGCTCGACCGGCTCGCCACACTCGACCTGGCCGGCACCGGCCTCGGCGAGCTGGCCGGCGTGGTCCGGTTCGCCGCCGCCACCCAGGGCACCGACACGCCGCGCCCCTGGCAGTCCGTGCGGGTGCTGCTGGTCCAGGGCGACCACGCCGGCGGCGCGTCCGCGGGCACCCCGGACGGCGAGTCCAACCGGCGCACCGCGCAGGCCCGGCTCGGCATCGGCGCGCTCGCCCAGCTCACCACGGCCGCCGGAGCCACGCTCCAGGTCGTGGACGCGCCCGCGTCCGCCGCCATCGAGGACGGTCCCGCCCTCACGCTCGCCCAGGTCGACCACGCGCTCCGGGTCGGCTGGCGGCTCGCCGAGGAGGCCGTGGAGAGCGGCGCCGATCTGTTGGTCATCGCCGCGTCCGGGGCCGGCACCCCGGCCGCCGCGGCAGCCGTGCTGGCCGCCACCGCCGGCGCGGAGCCGTCCGCCGTGCTGCCGCTGGTCCGTACCCCCGAGGGCGACTTCGACGACAACGCCTGGATGGCCCGGTGCGCCGCCGTCCGCGACGCCATGCAGCGGGTGCGCAAGGGTGGGCGCGAGGCCAAGGACATCCTGGCCGAGGTCGGCGGCGGCGACATCGCCGTGGTCACCGGCATCCTGCTCGGCGCCACCGCCCGCCGTACCCCCGTCCTCCTCGACGGCCCGGTCGGCGTGGCCGCCGCCCTGGTCAGCCGCGACCTGGCCGGCCAGGCCCGGCACTGGTGCCTGCTCCCCGACCACAACGGCGACCCGGCCGTCAAGCTCGCCGCGGACGTCCTCGGCCTCACGCCGGTCCTCACCATGCGGCTCGACCTCGGCGAGGGCACGGCCGCGCTGGCCGCGCTGCCGGTGCTGCGCTCCGCGATCGCGCTCGCGGCCTCCATCCCGCCGCGGGATGCCGCACCGTCCATGTCGTCCG
It encodes:
- a CDS encoding site-2 protease family protein, with translation MGNLVMGVPREAFRPSPIFLGLVALFVTAGVMAWSGFGNVAFDVFLLVVTGWLISLCVHEYAHALVAFRSGDIDAAHRGYLTLNPLKYSHPLLSIVLPVIVVVLGGIGLPGGAVWVNHGALRSRLRSSLVSLAGPATNLVFAVLLALPFVFGVTGETHTEFWAGIALLGFLQLTASVLNLIPVPGLDGGNILRPWLPFSWKRTWDVIAPFGFIMLFALLWNPTIGGAFFSVVFTLGDLIGMPSYLYGDGFALLRFWSYSAD
- a CDS encoding aldo/keto reductase family protein, which translates into the protein MEFRHLGRSGLLVSEISYGNWITHGSQVEEEAAVACVRAALDVGISTFDTADVYAGGRAEEVLGRALKGVRRESVEILTKVYWRTGPGRNESGLSRKHIRESIEASLRRLQTDHVDVYQAHRYDHHTPLEETMSAFADVVHSGKAHYIGVSEWTADQLRAGHALAKELKIALVSNQPQYSALHRIIEGQVVPASQELGISQIVFSPIAQGVLTGKYLPGEQPPAGSRATDESGSKTIARFMRDDVLSAVQRLKPLAESAGLSMAQLALAWVLQNRNVASAIVGASRPEQVHDNAKAAGVRLEDDLLKQIDEVLGELPERDPAKTQSPAERP
- a CDS encoding WG repeat-containing protein gives rise to the protein MAPERKDRRGSQLPAWAVEITDEWMEVPGGQKYPGDPGQTVQARSSAVYRSSVRPDPDGATPVPPPINGRPSRPASGRARPPAPGRRAAANGFDYEEDHFLDDPPRGRAGGHDVRVYGRGAAEDEEPRGRGRAGAGQRADFDYDPRARDPRGRNGRGGGPRDLDLDLDLDEDGFDPRDADPRPRRDPRDRDLDPRDADPRERGGRGGDPRERGGRGGDPRERGGRGADPRDFDPRERAGRRVDPRDLDPRDLDPRDLDPRERGGRGADPRDLDPRERGGRGADPRDFDPRERGGRGAEPRERGGRGMDRRDLDPRDLEARGLDPRGLDPRDLDPRERRARGVDPRDPDPRDVDPRERNGRGGAPRDLGPRDRGGRDADPRDLDPRDLDPRDLDPRNLDPRDLDPRDLDPRDADPRERNGRGGDPRDFDPRERGGRDLDPREADRWERNGRGVDPDGPDPRDVDPRDRPRRGADPRDDADQHGRDPRDDPRGRGRDGGRYGGGRPSEQEWRTGDPGRPRRPARRPDDAPGDVRPAAQAGGPDRGRRPGWDQAADWQQARGGRRDAPRGDQPWRRREVVQNWGEPLPADADVDERDLPAARRDEPGRVPGDRPDQQGRPPVRDADPARREQPDDGRSGAPRRQEQPDRPVEPAAGGDQARRGERTWIKPGQRAVPARADEPVRRAEPPAPVVPIRRDQDRPWEQEPAAAAWGPAAGDVRDEPRPPRAEPEMPGEPARRAGDPARYAPAAADPAARFDAERSGYPRRDVPDADPRDRGRPAVPPMAPAASAAPPMAPPRPGYADGPERSGGHARPDVPQRPGYAGGPERSGGHARPGVPGRTVAEPARGGASTPPPAAPPRPGRPSSGEPWGPQDRPISPAAAYRGGPADPAWQDASEQTRRLGADPSDATRPVSGAPSDQTQPLGAAFETTQPISRPTGAPVSGIPADRTPPIGRDIDPARPVSATPYDRPRPTGAPVSGIPADRTPPIGRDIDPARPVSATPYDRPQPGGGPVRPVGEVPSEQTQPLNRGPEAARPVSGSPYAGGQQGGPVRPVSGSPYAGGQQGGPVRPVSGVPSDRARPASGDADATRPAGGAPGRPVSGVPYGHEWAPGASAPTSGAPYGPARPGPAPEPQRPAAGPPRGQEWAPGAAQPVPRAPQEPQRPEAGREAQHPVSGAPYGQEWAPGATRPVSGTPYGQGRPETGQEPVRPISGAPADPRGQATTDPRGQAAADPRGQAATAEPRGQTAADPRGQATTDPRGQAATAEPRGQATTDPRGQAAADPRGQAAADPRGEAVADLPEAQAGVSATLPQARPDVPVRPGQRPDERDQQPEQPPAPERGQQGGADRDRPVSAAPYQEAPERDEAGYRPPGGSVQPPPLEPSPYDHYPQQPTQRERAPEEAPAAAPAVPDHDRPSLGELLTASGAGTRSVPAPTDDLAEKQGAPPRADSGWFGSSTKPTETDEPQERPPAPETAETTPAEPETAGTPEEGAEEPGEEAAVTASPDTVLPGPAGPAAGAATALRAPTMITPIVTPDAPEDAAAGDAEDTPGAEERAADEAPVEEEPQRPADPEQVLATYAWRFHHETLRELVDDPDELRQVRERLTEKLAGATDNATRARLLSLRAVVSRILGDLGPALHDGRMGLEHAELTGHFRRIAIAQARLAHVLQWRGDFIEADRLFAEANSSELPDRLRATMHEHAGRSAYDQGRFMEALHHFERALELRKVEDPDLISRTELALDAVFAKVAANGWGPYPRTEDEILQVHRPPQPMFSERVQRWGYSDEDGEPAIAPSYADVQPFRDGVAWVRRPEAQHWELIDESGELLIPADAGYYGVGSFSDGLAWVSRDGNGGWVAIDKSNAVVIGQPYEDVRPFRRGIAAVRRKSGWGAVDTSGRVVVPTQYSGFATALTDGRYVDGFTDEGLAIVDLNGRKGVVDRSGTVVVPPTYPAMVIHPVAFLIGAGAGTGRWGAVDRRGEPLIDPVHASRADVMDEIDRLLADTKPVL